One Balneola vulgaris DSM 17893 genomic window carries:
- the rpsL gene encoding 30S ribosomal protein S12, protein MPTIQQLIRKGRKSKVRKTTAPAMQSCPQKRGVCTRVYTTTPKKPNSALRKVARVRLTNGIEVSAYIPGEGHNLQEHSIVLIRGGRVKDLPGVRYHIIRGTLDTAGVDGRTQSRSLYGTKRPKG, encoded by the coding sequence GTGCCAACTATACAACAACTAATTAGAAAAGGTAGAAAAAGTAAAGTTCGAAAAACAACAGCTCCTGCTATGCAGAGTTGTCCACAGAAGCGTGGTGTATGTACTCGAGTTTATACAACTACTCCTAAAAAGCCGAACTCAGCACTTCGTAAAGTAGCTCGTGTTCGTTTGACGAACGGAATTGAAGTTTCGGCATACATTCCTGGTGAAGGTCACAACCTACAGGAGCACAGTATTGTGCTAATCCGTGGCGGACGAGTAAAGGATTTACCCGGTGTTCGTTACCATATCATCCGTGGTACACTTGATACTGCTGGTGTAGACGGACGTACTCAAAGCCGTAGCTTGTACGGAACTAAGCGCCCAAAAGGGTAA